A region from the uncultured Macellibacteroides sp. genome encodes:
- a CDS encoding DEAD/DEAH box helicase family protein: protein MNNIANNIKQRLSMREPLCEALDVVVQITDRICLEKSPEETDAASAFLEEELARVNELFPGCTGFDRDFPSFAFSIATGVGKTRLMGACITYLYLKKGIRHFFVLAPNLTLYEKLIRDFGDPGYSKYVFNGIAEFVHNRPKVITGDNYTQAIGLFTDAEVQINIFNISKFNSDNKGQKKGGVALAPKMKRLSEYLGQSYFEYLSKLDDLVILMDEAHRYHADASKNAINELKPVLGLELTATPMDEKGNSFKNIVYEYNLAQALADGKYVKNPAIAKRKNFDKGSLTEKELDLLKLEDAISVHEDTKIELEIYARNNDLQIVKPFILVACKSIDHARETVSMIEGEMFHGRYKGKVLQIDSSTKKDEEVEELFLSLEKPDNQIEIVIHVNMLKEGWDVTNLYTIVPLRAADAMILIEQTIGRGLRLPYGGKRTGNDKVDKLTVIAHENFEAVLARAQDPNSLLNKFSFIELPEEELTDKTEVITVVSSVHQKLVQQQARIELIEDKYQKQQAQINLDAKKAITNALYDISSLQEVRKVDDLTRPEIFYKVLEKAETNLRNQSQGDLFIEEKVAELKEVAEAVIIDYKDNIIEIPRIDLVQKDIKAFFEWFDLDTSAGFSLPSMKQEIIRIGLTDNQVETLKVQSSGFYKDPVKMIVVQLMNFDEIDYDENAELLYHLSKQAYETVLANWDDSQEPIIQTIYQFKHIIAERIYAQMKSHFVISAADYEKPNVRPFIKIEEWNGAALINNGSRDYRDIIQPVSMIPKHVFRGFEKACHFEYKFDSKTEQDFAFVLENDGSVRKWLRPAPNQFRIYWDNNSKRYEPDFVVETVSCIFMVETKAEKDIDNEDVQAKKKAAEIFCAYATEYTAANGGKPWNYLLIPHTVVSRTAGLDFIVSQSS, encoded by the coding sequence ATGAACAACATAGCTAACAATATAAAACAACGCCTTTCCATGCGGGAGCCTCTTTGTGAGGCACTGGATGTGGTGGTGCAGATTACGGATAGAATTTGTTTGGAAAAGTCACCGGAAGAGACTGATGCTGCTTCGGCTTTTCTGGAAGAAGAGCTGGCTAGAGTGAATGAACTCTTTCCTGGCTGCACTGGGTTTGACCGTGACTTCCCGTCTTTTGCATTTTCTATCGCGACAGGAGTTGGTAAGACGCGTTTAATGGGGGCTTGCATTACGTATTTGTATTTGAAAAAGGGGATTCGACATTTCTTTGTGCTGGCTCCCAACCTTACTTTATATGAAAAGCTGATTCGTGATTTTGGTGATCCGGGTTACTCTAAATATGTTTTTAATGGAATAGCTGAGTTTGTTCATAATAGGCCAAAAGTAATTACTGGAGATAATTATACGCAGGCAATCGGATTGTTCACGGATGCTGAAGTTCAGATTAATATATTCAATATATCCAAGTTTAATTCTGATAATAAAGGGCAGAAGAAAGGTGGCGTTGCATTGGCGCCTAAGATGAAAAGATTGTCGGAATATCTTGGTCAGTCTTATTTTGAATATTTATCCAAACTGGATGATTTAGTGATTTTGATGGACGAAGCACACAGGTACCATGCGGATGCTTCCAAAAATGCAATAAACGAGTTAAAGCCTGTTTTGGGGTTGGAGCTAACAGCAACGCCCATGGATGAGAAAGGTAATTCGTTTAAGAATATTGTTTATGAGTATAACCTTGCTCAGGCGTTGGCGGATGGAAAGTATGTGAAGAATCCGGCAATTGCCAAACGTAAGAACTTCGACAAAGGTTCTCTTACAGAAAAGGAGCTTGATTTACTAAAGCTGGAAGATGCCATTAGTGTACACGAAGATACAAAGATTGAACTGGAGATTTATGCCCGAAATAATGATTTGCAGATTGTAAAGCCTTTTATTCTGGTGGCTTGTAAAAGTATTGATCATGCCAGGGAGACTGTTTCGATGATTGAAGGCGAGATGTTTCACGGTCGGTACAAGGGCAAGGTGTTGCAGATTGATAGTTCTACGAAGAAGGATGAAGAGGTGGAGGAGCTGTTTCTTTCGTTAGAAAAACCTGATAACCAGATTGAAATAGTTATTCACGTAAATATGCTCAAAGAAGGTTGGGATGTTACAAACCTTTATACAATTGTTCCCTTACGCGCTGCAGATGCTATGATTTTGATTGAACAGACCATTGGCCGGGGTTTGCGCTTGCCTTATGGTGGTAAACGAACTGGAAACGACAAAGTAGATAAGCTTACTGTAATTGCACACGAGAACTTTGAGGCGGTGTTAGCCAGAGCACAGGATCCGAATTCATTACTTAACAAATTCAGTTTTATTGAATTGCCGGAAGAGGAGTTGACGGATAAAACAGAGGTGATAACGGTTGTTTCTTCTGTGCATCAGAAGTTGGTGCAACAGCAGGCGCGAATAGAACTGATTGAGGATAAATATCAAAAGCAACAGGCTCAGATTAATCTGGATGCAAAGAAAGCTATAACAAACGCGCTTTATGATATTAGCAGTTTACAGGAAGTGCGCAAAGTAGACGATCTAACCAGACCTGAAATCTTTTACAAAGTGCTGGAAAAAGCAGAAACTAATTTGAGAAATCAGTCGCAAGGGGATTTGTTTATTGAAGAAAAGGTTGCGGAATTAAAGGAAGTAGCCGAAGCAGTTATTATAGACTATAAGGATAATATTATTGAGATACCGCGGATTGATTTGGTTCAAAAAGATATAAAGGCTTTTTTTGAATGGTTTGATTTGGATACTTCTGCCGGTTTTTCATTACCATCGATGAAGCAAGAGATAATTCGGATTGGTTTAACGGATAATCAGGTGGAAACATTAAAGGTGCAATCCAGTGGATTTTATAAAGATCCGGTTAAGATGATAGTCGTACAACTGATGAACTTTGATGAGATTGATTATGATGAAAATGCCGAATTGCTGTATCATCTTTCCAAACAAGCTTATGAGACTGTTTTAGCTAATTGGGATGATAGTCAGGAGCCAATAATTCAAACCATTTATCAATTTAAACATATTATAGCCGAACGTATTTATGCTCAGATGAAAAGTCATTTTGTTATTTCGGCTGCTGATTATGAAAAACCAAATGTACGCCCCTTTATTAAGATTGAAGAATGGAACGGGGCTGCATTGATTAATAATGGGTCGAGGGACTATCGAGATATTATTCAGCCAGTATCTATGATACCTAAACATGTTTTCAGAGGTTTTGAAAAAGCTTGTCACTTTGAATACAAATTTGACAGTAAAACCGAACAAGATTTTGCTTTTGTTCTCGAAAATGACGGGAGTGTGCGGAAGTGGTTACGTCCGGCTCCTAATCAGTTTCGTATCTACTGGGACAATAATTCAAAGAGATACGAACCTGATTTTGTGGTAGAAACTGTTAGCTGTATATTCATGGTTGAAACTAAAGCGGAGAAGGATATAGATAATGAGGATGTACAGGCAAAGAAAAAAGCAGCAGAGATCTTTTGTGCATATGCCACCGAATATACTGCGGCAAACGGAGGCAAGCCTTGGAATTATCTCCTGATTCCGCATACAGTGGTTTCGAGAACTGCCGGTCTGGACTTTATTGTTTCACAAAGTTCATAG
- a CDS encoding outer membrane beta-barrel family protein — protein sequence MKVRISIIVAAICISIGSFAQASSGIITGRVLGGSEPIAYANVIMLTKDSLLLDGTTTSSNGEFSLESPSSGEKLIKISYLGYLSKIIPMNFSAGNHSMGDISLEQSNKVLNEVVVTASVPVYSLKGSNMVVNVENSVLKNIGAAINVVENIPGILISDDKVTVFGKGTPIIYINNRKINDERELQRLQSTDISTVELINNPGAKYDAEGRAVLIIKTKEKAMNGLSVQVSEEFRKAGSWYDSEYVGLSYNLNNLSMFSSYSHGAGKGKTREETAYTIFADTLWEQQVKTPHKFQYDYNQLTAGFDWSITPKHAVGAQYQGYFSSEKSFIFGETSILSNGIPYDHMNSGSNSKTSPRQHLMNGFYKGDYSDKLKIQIDFDYLDNKSERSQNTNETTDVEGDRTVTLYSQSDFSLYAGKFTADYNLNKNGSFEFGGEYNQVTGSGYLINPEGYVKSDEYTNKEKKSATFLSYKNNLGKLNVQIGLRYEHALEQMTEGNEKVVKVNKTTGDLFPSISLSIPIKKVQMSLTFNRRIKRPSFSQLNQNNIYINRFILQKGNPYLLKEDIYEINYNLMYKFISVRSNYIYKKDPIHMSFIVNEESSSISTVLPVNFPKYQAINALVTLNPKLGLWQPKFTTGFEQPFFETHYKNEVVRYNRTNLILQFNNDFVFPKKYILSVNMYCQSDYDRYATAEGGYKRLDLGLRKSFLNDNLTFNLQARDVFNWVKEKHIQKINEISFNQDKKRETQYLTFSVRYQFNNNDKKYRGSNAAKEDINRL from the coding sequence CCGGTATAATTACAGGTAGAGTCCTGGGCGGTTCCGAACCAATAGCCTACGCAAATGTTATTATGCTCACAAAAGATTCGCTGTTACTCGATGGTACCACGACTTCCTCTAATGGCGAATTTTCATTAGAGAGTCCGTCATCCGGCGAAAAGCTAATCAAAATATCTTATCTTGGATACCTGAGTAAAATAATTCCGATGAATTTTAGTGCAGGCAATCATTCTATGGGTGATATATCGCTCGAACAAAGCAATAAAGTGTTGAATGAGGTTGTTGTAACGGCATCTGTACCTGTTTATTCGCTAAAGGGGAGCAATATGGTGGTTAATGTTGAAAATTCGGTACTAAAAAACATAGGAGCGGCAATTAATGTGGTGGAGAATATACCAGGCATACTGATTAGCGACGACAAAGTAACGGTTTTCGGTAAAGGTACGCCAATCATTTATATAAACAATCGAAAGATAAATGATGAAAGGGAACTCCAGCGGTTACAATCGACCGACATCTCAACCGTTGAATTGATTAATAACCCGGGAGCAAAATATGATGCCGAAGGACGGGCGGTTTTGATCATCAAGACAAAAGAAAAGGCGATGAATGGCTTATCTGTTCAGGTTTCGGAGGAATTCCGTAAAGCTGGTTCGTGGTACGATTCCGAATATGTAGGCTTGTCATATAACCTGAATAACTTAAGCATGTTTTCCTCCTACTCTCATGGAGCGGGAAAGGGCAAAACACGTGAAGAGACTGCTTATACAATTTTTGCTGATACCTTATGGGAACAACAGGTTAAAACTCCGCACAAGTTTCAGTACGATTACAATCAGCTTACCGCAGGATTTGACTGGTCAATCACTCCAAAACATGCTGTAGGGGCCCAGTATCAAGGCTACTTTAGTTCCGAAAAGTCATTTATTTTTGGAGAAACCAGTATCCTGTCCAATGGAATACCTTACGACCACATGAATTCCGGATCAAATTCAAAAACCTCCCCCCGTCAACATTTAATGAATGGTTTCTATAAAGGGGATTATTCGGATAAGTTGAAGATACAGATTGATTTTGATTATCTGGATAATAAATCCGAACGAAGTCAAAATACAAATGAGACTACAGACGTTGAAGGCGATCGGACAGTCACGCTGTACAGTCAGTCAGATTTTTCACTTTATGCAGGCAAATTTACCGCCGATTATAACTTAAATAAAAACGGAAGCTTCGAATTTGGGGGAGAATATAATCAGGTAACAGGTAGCGGATACTTAATAAATCCGGAAGGATATGTAAAAAGCGATGAGTATACAAACAAAGAAAAGAAATCGGCCACTTTCTTAAGTTATAAAAATAATTTGGGAAAATTGAATGTACAAATAGGATTACGATACGAGCATGCCCTGGAGCAAATGACAGAAGGCAACGAAAAAGTCGTTAAGGTAAATAAAACAACAGGAGATCTGTTTCCAAGTATCTCCCTTTCTATTCCCATCAAAAAAGTTCAAATGAGCCTTACATTTAATAGAAGAATCAAACGTCCATCTTTCTCTCAGCTTAATCAGAATAACATTTATATCAATCGGTTTATCCTCCAAAAAGGAAATCCTTACCTGCTTAAAGAAGATATTTATGAGATAAATTACAACCTGATGTATAAGTTTATCAGTGTCCGGTCAAACTATATATATAAAAAAGACCCGATTCATATGAGTTTTATTGTAAACGAAGAATCGTCTTCAATATCAACAGTTCTGCCAGTTAATTTCCCCAAATATCAGGCTATAAATGCTTTAGTAACTCTCAATCCCAAATTAGGCTTATGGCAGCCCAAATTTACTACAGGATTTGAACAACCGTTCTTTGAAACACATTATAAGAATGAGGTGGTTAGATACAACCGGACCAATTTAATTCTGCAATTTAATAACGATTTTGTTTTTCCAAAAAAATACATTTTATCTGTGAATATGTACTGCCAAAGCGATTACGACAGGTATGCTACTGCTGAAGGCGGATACAAACGTCTGGATTTAGGACTTCGAAAATCATTTCTTAACGATAACCTAACATTTAATCTTCAGGCAAGAGATGTTTTTAATTGGGTCAAAGAAAAGCACATACAGAAGATCAACGAAATCTCCTTCAATCAGGATAAAAAAAGAGAAACTCAATACCTTACCTTCTCTGTAAGGTATCAGTTTAACAACAACGACAAAAAATACAGAGGATCTAATGCAGCAAAGGAGGATATCAATCGGTTATAA
- a CDS encoding AAA family ATPase — translation MAHLIIRNIGPIKEVDIELNKINVIMGPQSSGKSTINKIACYCSWVEKTVLMEQSFDNFNHDIFVNKLISFHKLDGYIRDDSYIHYESNVLKMICEYGVVNLDWKDKYAYKRPKISFIPSERNIIATIPNWWEVKFSGNNIRNFMAEWNESRVPYTVDSPLEILKLGVKYYYDKSSGADYVSIDENNDLKLTNTSSGLQSIIPLCVLIEYLTRWIYDNLENQSVKYIEQAIELSSKLFDEVYNKTTKDIDRTGDKRTIRIGPDGVKTNFSFSSLSKEDAAKFETQLSKLTKNQNTELYIEEPEQNLFPSSQRDLMYFLLKAIKGNMDHKLFLTTHSPYILYALNNCMMGYLVKDNMPEDEAKELLCYPAWIDPKLVSVWEIVDGRLRNIQDKDNIVSENYFDQKMTELTNEYYQMLNYYEDEE, via the coding sequence ATGGCACATTTAATAATTAGAAATATAGGTCCTATCAAGGAAGTCGATATCGAACTAAACAAGATCAATGTCATTATGGGTCCACAGAGTAGTGGCAAAAGCACAATTAATAAAATTGCCTGCTATTGTTCGTGGGTGGAGAAAACTGTATTGATGGAACAGTCTTTTGATAATTTTAATCATGATATTTTTGTGAACAAACTAATTAGCTTCCATAAACTAGATGGATATATAAGAGATGATAGCTATATTCATTATGAATCGAATGTCCTGAAAATGATTTGTGAGTATGGAGTTGTCAATCTTGATTGGAAAGACAAATATGCATATAAACGACCCAAAATATCATTTATTCCATCCGAACGCAATATTATAGCAACTATTCCGAATTGGTGGGAAGTGAAATTCTCAGGCAATAATATTCGCAATTTTATGGCAGAATGGAATGAGTCACGTGTGCCATATACTGTTGATTCGCCTCTGGAAATATTAAAGTTAGGCGTGAAATATTATTATGATAAATCAAGCGGCGCTGATTATGTTAGTATTGATGAAAATAACGATCTTAAACTAACAAATACATCAAGTGGCCTACAGTCAATTATACCTCTTTGTGTCCTAATTGAATATCTTACAAGATGGATATACGATAATCTCGAAAATCAGAGTGTTAAGTATATTGAACAAGCAATTGAACTATCTTCTAAACTGTTTGACGAAGTATATAATAAAACTACAAAAGATATTGACAGGACAGGGGATAAAAGAACAATTAGAATTGGACCAGACGGAGTTAAAACTAATTTTTCTTTTTCTTCTTTATCAAAAGAAGATGCCGCTAAATTTGAAACTCAGTTAAGCAAGCTGACTAAAAATCAAAATACTGAATTGTATATCGAAGAACCGGAGCAAAATCTATTTCCATCCTCTCAAAGAGATTTGATGTATTTTCTTTTAAAAGCTATAAAAGGGAATATGGATCATAAATTGTTTTTAACAACACATAGCCCTTATATCCTCTATGCTTTAAATAACTGCATGATGGGGTATTTGGTAAAAGATAATATGCCGGAAGATGAAGCTAAAGAGTTGCTTTGTTATCCGGCATGGATTGATCCTAAGCTGGTTTCTGTTTGGGAGATAGTTGATGGGCGATTGCGTAATATTCAGGATAAAGATAATATTGTTTCGGAAAATTATTTCGATCAAAAAATGACGGAACTGACCAACGAATATTATCAAATGCTAAACTATTACGAGGATGAAGAGTAG
- a CDS encoding AAA family ATPase — protein sequence MIENIIIENYKSIKHLELELKKINILIGSNGVGKSNFISFFEMINAIYNQRFGSYTLERGGIDNLLYFGRKQSPYIKGLIDFNNTNAYFFTLKPAESKGFIEDTGDFYNRNKIGKQYSLWDRKYWDKAVEESKFIEEKIHWRAPHVKKYLESFLVYHFHDTTRSSAMKQPCNISDNQYLRENGSNLAALLYLLSQNNPKVFKMIEGVIRSVAPFFERFDLKPDKLKPQMIQLEWKEKESDMYFNGYNFSDGTLRFIALTTLLMQPEPPEVIIIDEPELGLHPAAINKLAAMIRKASVKSQLIVSTQSPNLVNQFEPEDVVVVDRKENQSVFNRLDKDNLTSWLEDYTLGDLWEKNLIGGQP from the coding sequence ATGATAGAGAATATTATCATTGAAAATTACAAATCTATTAAGCACCTTGAACTGGAGCTTAAGAAAATAAATATCCTGATAGGATCAAACGGGGTTGGTAAAAGTAATTTTATCTCCTTCTTCGAGATGATCAATGCGATCTATAACCAACGGTTTGGCTCATATACTTTAGAAAGAGGAGGTATTGATAACTTACTCTATTTCGGTAGAAAACAATCTCCGTATATTAAAGGATTGATTGATTTTAATAATACGAATGCTTATTTCTTTACTTTAAAACCTGCAGAAAGTAAAGGTTTTATTGAAGATACTGGAGATTTTTATAACAGGAATAAGATCGGAAAGCAATATAGTTTGTGGGATAGGAAATATTGGGATAAAGCAGTTGAAGAATCAAAGTTTATCGAAGAAAAGATTCATTGGAGAGCTCCTCATGTTAAAAAATACCTGGAGAGTTTCCTTGTTTATCACTTTCATGATACAACCCGTTCTTCAGCAATGAAACAACCATGTAATATCTCCGATAATCAATATTTGAGAGAGAATGGTTCTAATCTTGCAGCTTTACTTTATCTTTTATCTCAAAACAATCCGAAGGTCTTTAAAATGATTGAGGGTGTGATTCGCTCTGTGGCTCCATTTTTTGAACGTTTTGACCTCAAACCTGACAAGCTGAAACCGCAAATGATTCAATTGGAATGGAAGGAAAAAGAGAGCGATATGTATTTTAATGGTTATAATTTCTCTGATGGAACATTGCGCTTTATTGCTTTAACGACGTTGCTTATGCAGCCAGAACCGCCGGAAGTAATTATTATAGATGAGCCGGAATTAGGATTACATCCGGCAGCCATTAATAAACTGGCAGCTATGATTCGTAAAGCATCCGTAAAGAGTCAATTAATTGTGTCTACCCAATCTCCCAATTTAGTTAATCAGTTTGAACCGGAAGATGTAGTGGTTGTAGATAGAAAGGAGAATCAGTCTGTTTTCAACCGTTTAGATAAAGATAATCTGACTTCCTGGCTGGAAGATTATACCCTTGGTGATTTGTGGGAAAAGAATCTAATAGGAGGTCAGCCATGA
- a CDS encoding site-specific DNA-methyltransferase yields the protein MQQDKLQKLELTWIGKGDEPVLEPRILIENPEYSFGDPNSENMLIHGDNLLALKALEQDYAGKIKCIYIDPPYNTGNAFEHYDDGVEHSVWLSLMSSRLKLLHKLLSSNGSIWISIDDDECHYLKILCDEIFGRQNFIASNVWQKRYSRENREAIGDVHEYILVYSKNPNSFKCERNLVPMTDVQTAVYKNPNNDSKGRWRAVPLTAQAGHATSEQFYEITAPGGKVHIPPKGRCWGISKHTFEKYRKEGKIYFGKDGNSQPNLIRYLSEVSGVAPWTWWPSDEVGHTDSAKKEIYQLFGKVNAFDTPKPESLLQRVIHIATNPGDIILDSFLGSGTAAAVAHKMGRKWIGVELGEHAKTHCFPRLKMVVDGSDQGGISKSVNWKGGGGFKFYELAPSLLNEDKYGNLVINKEYNSSMLAAAMTKQEGYKYLPDETVYWKQGKSSEQDYIYTTTQFITVETLECIHDEMQPGESLLICCTAFQKECKNRFGNITIKKIPQILLGRCEFGKEDYSLNIINMPAADSEDDEACCFDDEEDIDIFDDENSNLDEQSNTEDNSNHNDLPIQGSLF from the coding sequence ATGCAACAAGATAAATTACAGAAACTGGAATTAACGTGGATAGGTAAAGGGGATGAACCTGTACTTGAGCCTCGGATTTTAATAGAAAATCCAGAATATAGCTTTGGTGATCCAAACTCCGAGAATATGCTGATTCATGGAGATAACCTTTTGGCTTTGAAAGCTCTTGAGCAAGATTATGCTGGCAAAATTAAATGTATCTATATAGATCCTCCATACAATACAGGAAATGCTTTCGAGCATTATGACGATGGTGTGGAGCATTCAGTCTGGCTATCGTTAATGAGTTCCCGATTAAAATTGCTGCATAAATTATTGTCTAGTAATGGTTCAATCTGGATTTCTATTGATGATGATGAATGTCATTATTTAAAGATATTATGCGATGAAATATTTGGTAGACAAAACTTTATAGCATCAAATGTGTGGCAAAAAAGGTATTCGCGAGAAAATAGGGAAGCGATTGGGGATGTTCATGAATATATTCTTGTGTACTCAAAAAATCCTAATAGTTTTAAATGCGAAAGAAATTTAGTGCCAATGACTGATGTTCAGACTGCAGTTTATAAAAATCCGAATAATGATTCTAAAGGACGATGGCGTGCTGTACCTCTAACAGCGCAAGCTGGTCATGCTACATCTGAACAATTTTATGAGATAACAGCTCCTGGAGGGAAAGTCCATATCCCACCGAAAGGAAGATGTTGGGGTATCTCGAAACATACATTTGAAAAGTATAGAAAAGAAGGGAAAATTTACTTTGGTAAAGATGGAAATAGTCAACCCAACCTTATTCGTTATTTAAGTGAAGTTTCTGGTGTTGCACCTTGGACCTGGTGGCCTAGTGATGAGGTTGGACATACCGATTCTGCAAAAAAAGAAATTTATCAATTGTTTGGCAAAGTAAATGCTTTTGACACACCAAAGCCAGAATCATTATTACAAAGGGTTATACATATAGCTACAAATCCTGGTGATATCATTCTTGACAGCTTTTTAGGTTCTGGCACTGCTGCTGCCGTGGCGCATAAGATGGGACGTAAATGGATAGGAGTGGAGTTAGGAGAGCATGCTAAGACACATTGTTTTCCGCGTTTAAAGATGGTTGTTGACGGATCTGATCAGGGGGGTATTTCTAAATCGGTAAATTGGAAAGGTGGTGGCGGTTTTAAGTTCTATGAACTGGCTCCTAGTTTATTGAATGAGGATAAGTATGGAAATCTTGTTATTAATAAAGAGTACAATTCGTCTATGCTGGCTGCAGCGATGACAAAGCAAGAAGGATATAAATATCTTCCCGATGAAACGGTTTATTGGAAACAAGGTAAATCCAGTGAGCAGGATTATATCTATACAACTACTCAATTCATCACAGTGGAAACATTAGAATGTATTCACGACGAGATGCAACCAGGAGAGAGTTTGCTTATTTGCTGCACAGCATTTCAGAAAGAATGTAAAAATCGCTTTGGAAATATCACCATCAAAAAGATCCCTCAAATATTATTGGGTAGATGTGAATTCGGAAAAGAAGACTACAGTCTCAATATCATAAACATGCCAGCTGCCGATAGTGAAGATGATGAAGCGTGTTGCTTTGACGATGAAGAGGATATTGATATATTTGATGATGAAAACTCAAATCTAGACGAACAGTCAAATACAGAAGATAATAGTAACCATAATGACTTACCTATTCAGGGAAGTTTGTTTTAA
- a CDS encoding DUF4276 family protein — MKRLIIIVEGQTEQEFVNNVLAPYLREKEIYSVTAVPIHKSGGGKGGMSNYDHLKNDIMKFLQSEKDIVLTTFIDFFRIPTNMPGYADCVIEGVPHTDQVDRLEVALGDAINDCRFIPYIQLHEFEALLFSSNKGFEYFYDLTVYNKTKQIVDSFANPEDINSSPQTAPSKRLLFIKPDYDKVLEGNLIAMEVGISSILEKCPRFKVWVEKLCDVVTK, encoded by the coding sequence ATGAAAAGACTGATTATTATTGTTGAAGGACAAACAGAGCAGGAATTTGTCAATAATGTTTTAGCTCCATACTTAAGAGAGAAAGAGATTTATTCGGTTACAGCTGTTCCTATTCATAAAAGTGGCGGGGGTAAAGGAGGAATGTCTAACTATGATCACCTAAAGAATGATATAATGAAATTCTTACAGTCTGAAAAAGATATTGTTCTGACTACTTTTATCGACTTTTTCAGAATTCCAACCAATATGCCTGGCTATGCGGATTGTGTGATTGAAGGAGTTCCTCATACAGATCAGGTGGATCGTTTGGAAGTAGCTTTAGGTGATGCAATTAATGATTGCCGGTTTATTCCTTACATTCAATTGCATGAATTTGAAGCCCTGCTTTTTAGTTCAAACAAAGGTTTTGAATATTTTTACGACCTTACAGTTTACAATAAAACAAAGCAAATCGTTGATTCATTTGCTAACCCGGAAGACATCAACTCCTCCCCTCAAACAGCGCCTTCCAAAAGGTTGTTGTTTATTAAACCTGATTACGACAAGGTTTTGGAAGGAAATTTGATAGCAATGGAAGTAGGCATAAGTTCAATTTTGGAAAAGTGCCCAAGATTTAAAGTATGGGTAGAGAAGCTTTGTGATGTGGTTACTAAATAA